Proteins encoded together in one Salarchaeum sp. JOR-1 window:
- a CDS encoding radical SAM protein: MISKGCEQCANGGKMVLFVYGYCDQRDCFYCPLGENRKNVTQTYANERPVEDDEEIIREAKKMDALGTSITGGEPQEALDKTCRYLRLLKEEFGDDHHTHLYTGITGGRENMRRLSEAGLDEIRFHPPYEQWGDLHGTEWEDILYVAREEGLTPAFEIPGIRAEQEFLDFLDEGAADFCNVNEFEMSQGNYERMQEAGYELQDGHMSAVEGSKDAILEEMASHEKVYFCTSVFKDAAQHRNRLKRMAENIRRDFDEVTDDGTLVYGKTHADRERFEDLGVPSEFYTVKSEHVEVAWWLLEEMVEDGDVEGGEIVEQYPTYDGQVVERTPLA, from the coding sequence ATGATTTCGAAGGGCTGTGAGCAGTGCGCGAACGGAGGGAAGATGGTGCTGTTCGTCTACGGCTACTGCGACCAGCGCGACTGCTTCTACTGCCCGCTCGGTGAGAACCGGAAGAACGTCACGCAGACGTACGCGAACGAGCGTCCGGTCGAGGACGACGAGGAGATCATCCGGGAGGCGAAGAAGATGGACGCGCTCGGCACGTCCATCACGGGCGGCGAACCCCAGGAAGCGCTGGATAAGACGTGTCGCTACCTCCGCCTGCTCAAGGAGGAGTTCGGCGACGACCACCACACCCACCTCTACACGGGCATCACGGGCGGCCGCGAGAACATGCGGCGGCTCTCGGAGGCCGGCCTGGACGAGATTCGGTTCCACCCGCCCTACGAGCAGTGGGGCGACCTCCACGGCACCGAGTGGGAGGACATCCTCTACGTCGCTCGCGAAGAGGGGCTCACGCCGGCGTTCGAGATTCCCGGCATCCGCGCGGAACAGGAGTTCCTCGACTTCCTCGACGAGGGCGCGGCCGACTTCTGTAACGTCAACGAGTTCGAGATGAGTCAGGGGAACTACGAGCGCATGCAGGAGGCGGGCTACGAACTCCAGGACGGCCACATGAGCGCCGTCGAGGGCTCGAAGGACGCGATTCTGGAGGAGATGGCGAGCCACGAGAAGGTATACTTCTGCACGAGCGTGTTCAAGGACGCCGCGCAGCACCGGAACCGGCTGAAGCGGATGGCGGAGAACATCCGCCGGGACTTCGACGAGGTGACCGACGACGGCACGCTCGTCTACGGGAAGACGCACGCCGACCGCGAGCGCTTCGAGGATCTGGGGGTTCCGAGCGAGTTCTACACCGTCAAATCGGAGCACGTCGAGGTCGCGTGGTGGCTGCTCGAAGAAATGGTCGAGGACGGCGACGTCGAGGGCGGCGAAATCGTCGAGCAGTACCCGACCTACGACGGTCAGGTCGTCGAGCGGACGCCGCTCGCGTAG
- a CDS encoding DUF373 family protein: MLLVLCVDLDDDLGRKTGLDTPVVGRDAVEDAAVSLATADPEDSDVNVLFEGVHLHDRLDADERVEVAAVTGVESGGVAANRAVGSEVDEILAGLQTSEPVRAIVVTDGAQDESVVPVIRSRVTIDGVRRVVVRQAQDLESMYYTIKQVLNDPETRGTLLVPLGVLLLIYPLTVLANAVGLPGTVLGVASAVLGLYVLFRGLGLEDAVDSAVDRARNVLYTGRVTIITYVVAAALLAVGGMQGVTHLQTVRDAAPDPDAATIVAALLFGAVRWFAAAGLTSSLGQITDEYLADRFKWRYLNAPFYVLAITAVLHALSAYVLGYVTLPVLALVLTAGTLLSVVSTLTFAVIESRRNPADAG; this comes from the coding sequence ATGCTGCTCGTTCTCTGCGTCGACCTCGACGACGACCTCGGCCGGAAGACCGGTCTCGACACGCCGGTCGTCGGCCGGGACGCCGTGGAGGACGCCGCCGTCTCCCTCGCCACCGCCGACCCCGAGGACTCCGACGTGAACGTCCTCTTCGAGGGCGTCCACCTCCACGACCGCCTCGACGCCGACGAGCGCGTCGAGGTCGCCGCCGTCACCGGCGTCGAGTCCGGCGGCGTCGCCGCGAACCGCGCGGTCGGCAGCGAGGTCGACGAAATCCTCGCCGGCCTCCAGACCAGCGAGCCGGTTCGCGCCATCGTCGTCACGGACGGCGCGCAGGACGAGTCCGTGGTTCCCGTCATCCGCTCCCGCGTCACCATCGACGGCGTCCGCCGCGTCGTCGTTCGGCAGGCCCAGGATCTCGAATCAATGTACTACACGATCAAGCAGGTCCTGAACGACCCCGAGACCCGCGGCACGCTCCTCGTTCCGCTCGGCGTCCTCCTCCTCATCTACCCCCTGACCGTGCTCGCGAACGCCGTCGGCCTCCCCGGCACCGTGCTCGGCGTCGCGTCCGCCGTGCTCGGCCTCTACGTCCTCTTCCGCGGCCTCGGCCTGGAGGACGCCGTGGACTCCGCGGTCGACCGCGCGCGCAACGTCCTCTACACCGGCCGCGTCACCATCATCACGTACGTCGTCGCCGCTGCCCTCCTCGCCGTCGGCGGCATGCAGGGCGTCACCCACCTCCAGACCGTCCGCGACGCCGCCCCCGACCCCGACGCCGCGACCATCGTCGCCGCCCTCCTCTTCGGCGCCGTCCGCTGGTTCGCCGCCGCCGGCCTCACCAGCAGCCTCGGCCAGATCACGGACGAGTACCTCGCCGACCGATTCAAGTGGCGGTACCTGAACGCGCCGTTCTACGTCCTCGCCATCACCGCCGTCCTCCACGCGCTCAGCGCGTACGTCCTCGGCTACGTCACCCTTCCCGTGCTCGCGCTCGTGCTCACCGCCGGCACGCTCCTCAGCGTCGTCAGCACGCTCACGTTCGCCGTTATCGAGAGCCGCAGAAACCCCGCTGACGCGGGCTAG
- a CDS encoding polyprenyl synthetase family protein produces the protein MEYVEARRERVEERLAEVVARVDPAELSDQLADAVLAGGKRVRPTLTLLVCEAMGGDPADALDFGVGIELVHNASLVVDDIIDRSELRRGEASAWAAAGYGPALIASDGLLGEAFALFDDPRAMSAVADAMVELGEGEAMELVDRPETEDEYMTLARRKTGALFRAAAELGAIAADADETAVETVGEYAEHVGVAFQIRDDVLDATADTAALGKPAGQDEVLERPSVVRVTDRPVEDVNELADAESAQARAALESLDLVDGDARTYLEELAGFVVERER, from the coding sequence ATGGAGTACGTCGAGGCGCGTCGCGAGCGCGTCGAGGAGCGGCTGGCGGAGGTCGTGGCGCGCGTCGACCCCGCGGAGCTGTCAGACCAGCTCGCGGACGCCGTTCTCGCGGGCGGGAAGCGCGTCCGTCCGACGTTGACGCTGTTGGTGTGTGAAGCGATGGGGGGCGACCCCGCGGACGCGCTCGACTTCGGCGTCGGCATCGAACTCGTGCACAACGCCTCGCTCGTGGTGGACGACATCATCGACCGCTCGGAGCTGCGGCGGGGCGAGGCGTCGGCGTGGGCTGCGGCCGGATACGGGCCGGCGCTGATCGCGTCAGACGGCCTGCTGGGGGAGGCGTTCGCGCTGTTCGACGACCCGCGCGCGATGAGCGCGGTGGCGGACGCGATGGTCGAACTGGGCGAGGGCGAGGCGATGGAGCTCGTCGACCGCCCGGAGACCGAAGACGAGTACATGACGCTCGCGCGCCGGAAGACGGGCGCGCTGTTCCGCGCGGCGGCCGAGCTCGGCGCTATCGCGGCGGACGCGGACGAGACCGCGGTGGAGACAGTCGGGGAGTACGCGGAGCACGTCGGGGTGGCGTTCCAGATTCGGGACGACGTGCTCGACGCGACCGCTGACACCGCGGCGCTCGGGAAGCCCGCGGGCCAGGACGAGGTGCTGGAGCGGCCATCGGTGGTGCGGGTGACCGACCGCCCCGTCGAAGACGTGAACGAACTCGCGGACGCGGAGAGCGCACAGGCGAGAGCGGCGCTGGAGAGCCTCGACCTCGTGGACGGCGACGCCCGCACCTACCTCGAAGAGCTCGCGGGATTCGTGGTCGAACGGGAGCGCTAG
- a CDS encoding electron transfer flavoprotein subunit alpha/FixB family protein, whose product MSDVLAVAEHRRGELRDVSFELVTAGRALADATDGDLHVAVVGGNTEEFADALNREGVDQLHTVDYGEEFNHDVYVQATEALFGDLDAEFLLLPNSVNGLDYAPAVANKLGLPYVSDAVDLAYDDGLTATREMYGSKVETTIEVAEGPYAVSVRSGEWPAAEGVGDAEVSAFDVDFDEDAIRSDVTGFEEVGAGDVDISEAEFLVSIGRGIEEEENLPLIEALVEATDATLSSSRPIVDNGWLSKNRQVGQSGKQVTPDVYLAIGISGAVQHVAGMKGAETIIAVNTDPDAPIFDIADYGVVGDLFDVVPALIEEFGGDAPDV is encoded by the coding sequence ATGAGCGACGTGCTCGCCGTCGCCGAGCACCGCCGCGGCGAACTCCGCGACGTGTCCTTCGAACTCGTGACCGCGGGCCGCGCACTCGCGGACGCCACGGATGGCGACCTCCACGTCGCCGTCGTCGGCGGCAACACCGAGGAGTTCGCGGACGCGCTGAACCGCGAGGGCGTCGACCAGCTCCACACCGTCGACTACGGCGAGGAGTTCAACCACGACGTGTACGTCCAGGCCACCGAAGCCCTGTTCGGCGACCTCGACGCCGAGTTCCTCCTGCTCCCGAACAGCGTGAACGGCCTCGACTACGCGCCCGCCGTCGCGAACAAGCTCGGTCTCCCCTACGTCTCCGACGCGGTCGACCTCGCGTACGACGACGGCCTCACGGCGACCCGCGAGATGTACGGGTCGAAGGTCGAGACCACCATCGAGGTCGCGGAGGGCCCGTACGCCGTCTCCGTCCGGAGCGGCGAGTGGCCGGCCGCCGAAGGCGTCGGCGACGCCGAGGTCTCGGCGTTCGACGTGGACTTCGACGAGGACGCCATCCGCTCCGACGTCACCGGCTTCGAGGAGGTCGGCGCGGGCGACGTGGACATCAGCGAGGCCGAGTTCCTCGTCTCCATCGGCCGCGGCATCGAGGAGGAGGAGAACCTCCCGCTCATCGAGGCGCTCGTCGAGGCGACGGACGCGACGCTCTCGTCCAGCCGCCCGATCGTGGACAACGGCTGGCTGTCGAAGAACCGCCAGGTCGGCCAGTCCGGCAAACAGGTGACGCCCGACGTCTACCTCGCTATCGGTATCTCCGGCGCGGTCCAGCACGTCGCCGGGATGAAGGGCGCGGAGACCATCATCGCCGTGAACACCGACCCCGACGCCCCCATCTTCGACATCGCGGACTACGGCGTCGTCGGCGACCTCTTCGACGTCGTCCCCGCCCTCATCGAAGAGTTCGGCGGCGACGCGCCCGACGTCTAA
- a CDS encoding electron transfer flavoprotein subunit beta/FixA family protein: MKVLVTVKEVAEVEEDFEISNGEIEETYLEYDLNEWDDYAVEEGVQLQEAGDDVEVVAVTIGPERAEETIRMALAKGADRAIRVWDDALGDAGLLDVEAKADILAAVVEEEDPDIVLSGVQAADDAFGGTGVALAEEVGFEWAAVVNALDTDGVLDDGIASVRRELEGGVEELTDVELPAVLTIQTGINEPRYASLRGIRQAQSKEIAPKTLDDLGLDASVADSALELTDMYEPESESDAQYLEGDAGEQAAQLADVLREKGVVDG; the protein is encoded by the coding sequence ATGAAAGTTCTCGTCACCGTCAAGGAGGTGGCCGAGGTCGAGGAGGACTTCGAGATCTCGAACGGCGAGATCGAGGAGACCTACCTGGAGTACGACCTCAACGAGTGGGACGACTACGCCGTCGAAGAGGGCGTCCAGCTTCAGGAGGCTGGCGACGACGTGGAAGTCGTCGCGGTCACCATCGGCCCCGAGCGCGCCGAGGAGACGATTCGGATGGCGCTCGCGAAGGGCGCGGATCGCGCGATCCGCGTGTGGGACGACGCACTCGGTGACGCGGGCCTCCTCGACGTGGAGGCGAAGGCCGACATCCTCGCCGCGGTGGTCGAGGAGGAAGACCCCGACATCGTGCTCTCCGGCGTGCAGGCGGCGGACGACGCGTTCGGTGGGACGGGCGTCGCGCTCGCCGAAGAAGTCGGATTCGAGTGGGCGGCAGTCGTGAACGCGCTCGACACCGACGGCGTGCTCGACGACGGGATCGCGTCGGTTCGCCGCGAACTCGAGGGCGGCGTCGAGGAGCTCACGGACGTGGAGCTCCCCGCGGTGCTCACCATCCAGACCGGTATCAACGAACCACGGTACGCGAGCCTCCGCGGCATCCGGCAGGCGCAGTCGAAGGAGATCGCACCGAAGACCCTCGACGACCTCGGTCTCGACGCGAGCGTCGCGGACAGCGCGCTCGAACTCACCGACATGTACGAACCCGAGAGCGAGAGCGACGCCCAGTACCTCGAGGGCGACGCGGGCGAGCAGGCCGCGCAGTTGGCTGACGTGCTCCGCGAGAAGGGGGTGGTGGACGGATGA
- a CDS encoding methyltransferase domain-containing protein, whose translation MGVLEDKGRARVFYKYLSKVYDEVNAFIWTEGMRDETLEWFDLDAGDSVLDVGCGTGFGTEGLLRYTDDVTGLDQSEHQLEKATAKLGTEAVDFTRGDAERLPFATNSFDAVWSSGSIEYWPNPHLALREFRRVVRPGGKVLVVGPDYPDSTVMQKVADAIMLFYDESEADRMFRDAGFVDTEHRVLQAEPNRPRAIVSFGRVPDDG comes from the coding sequence ATGGGAGTCCTCGAAGACAAAGGCCGGGCGCGCGTCTTCTACAAGTACCTCTCGAAGGTGTACGACGAGGTGAACGCGTTCATCTGGACCGAGGGGATGCGGGACGAGACCCTGGAGTGGTTCGACCTCGACGCCGGCGATTCCGTGCTCGACGTGGGCTGTGGCACCGGGTTCGGAACCGAGGGGCTCCTCCGATACACGGACGACGTGACTGGACTCGACCAGTCCGAACACCAGCTGGAGAAGGCCACCGCGAAGCTCGGCACCGAGGCCGTGGACTTCACGCGCGGCGACGCCGAACGGCTGCCGTTCGCGACGAACTCCTTCGACGCCGTCTGGTCGTCCGGTTCAATCGAGTACTGGCCGAACCCACACCTCGCGCTCCGCGAGTTCCGGCGGGTCGTCCGCCCGGGCGGGAAAGTCCTCGTCGTCGGGCCCGACTATCCGGATTCGACGGTGATGCAGAAGGTCGCGGACGCCATCATGCTGTTCTACGACGAATCCGAGGCCGACCGGATGTTCCGGGACGCCGGGTTCGTCGACACCGAGCACCGCGTCCTGCAGGCCGAACCCAACCGCCCCCGTGCCATCGTGTCGTTCGGCCGCGTCCCCGACGACGGCTGA
- the ahaH gene encoding ATP synthase archaeal subunit H produces MARPEVLTRLKEAESDADDIIAEAKEAREQRISEARETAEDIRQEAEEEAAELKEERLSEAREEIQDEKERILEEGEAEREALLATAAENEDDAVTFALDRFTEAVHAQT; encoded by the coding sequence ATGGCGAGGCCAGAGGTTCTCACACGACTAAAGGAGGCGGAGTCCGACGCCGACGACATCATCGCGGAGGCGAAGGAGGCGCGCGAGCAGCGCATCTCCGAGGCCCGCGAGACTGCGGAGGACATCCGTCAGGAGGCCGAGGAGGAGGCGGCCGAACTCAAGGAAGAACGCCTCTCCGAAGCCCGCGAGGAGATACAGGACGAGAAAGAACGCATCCTCGAAGAGGGCGAGGCGGAGCGCGAGGCGTTGCTCGCGACGGCCGCCGAGAACGAGGATGACGCGGTGACGTTCGCCCTCGACCGGTTCACGGAGGCGGTGCATGCTCAGACCTGA
- a CDS encoding V-type ATP synthase subunit I gives MLRPERMSKVSVVGTNRVVQDVIEAAHDQNVLHFSDSSGDVGVEGFDAGSPLAGADDASDKLVTVRSLLSILGVDEEDAGPTRIVTDDALEDEFADIRDEVNELDERRTEVENRLSDLEDRVGAVEPFVTLGIDLDLLQGYDSVEVAVGEGDTDEIEHALADASDVRSFETFSEDGVVAVFAYPSGDATDVLEDALVGAEFVEHEIPSGNGTPEDYLDSLEHKRQKLESELATVENELEGLRLEHAGFLLAAEEKLNIEVQKAEAPLNFATTDHAFVAEGWVPTSEYAEFASAVQDAGGDGVDVEELERAEYEPPEHEIGHGEQEAAPDGGTAEQPPVVQDNPGPVKPFEMLVRVINRPNYYDLDPTIILFLTFPAFYGFMIGDVGYGIIYTAVGWWMYTSLDSDALAALGGVAVLSGLSTIVFGFLYGEIFGFHLISEYLWNGSPPLHKGLMPGNADWARLWLVVSVLVALGHLTLGYAIDTYKRMRHGVWDALTEGASWAILMVGLWVWIFSHALGGAKPDLLFTALSGQPLGFTGFGATVGWAALVIGLVGYALLIYAEGAVGGIEGALNSLTHVLSYTRLAAVMLAKGGMAFVVNLLFFGAYETHPDDPTMGEFHFMLEHDWSYVQTHHPGAELMFGGLVHGPITAVLGGILIFVLGHILVLALGVTSAGLQAVRLEYVEFFGKFYEGGGTKYEPFGYDRSYTTQD, from the coding sequence ATGCTCAGACCTGAGCGAATGAGCAAGGTGTCCGTCGTGGGCACCAACCGAGTCGTGCAGGACGTCATCGAGGCGGCGCACGACCAGAACGTCCTCCACTTCAGTGATTCGAGCGGCGACGTCGGCGTCGAAGGGTTCGACGCCGGCTCTCCGCTTGCGGGGGCGGACGACGCCTCCGACAAACTGGTGACGGTTCGGTCGCTCCTCTCCATCCTCGGCGTCGACGAGGAGGACGCCGGCCCCACCCGCATCGTCACTGACGACGCGCTCGAAGACGAGTTCGCTGACATCCGCGACGAGGTCAACGAACTCGACGAGCGCCGCACCGAGGTCGAAAACCGACTGAGCGACCTCGAAGACCGCGTCGGTGCGGTCGAACCGTTCGTCACGCTCGGCATCGACCTCGACCTCCTCCAGGGGTACGACAGCGTGGAGGTCGCCGTCGGCGAAGGCGACACGGACGAAATCGAGCACGCGCTCGCGGACGCGAGCGACGTGCGGTCGTTCGAGACGTTCAGCGAGGACGGCGTCGTCGCCGTCTTCGCGTACCCGAGCGGCGACGCGACGGACGTCTTGGAGGACGCGCTCGTCGGCGCGGAGTTCGTCGAACACGAGATTCCGTCGGGCAACGGCACCCCCGAGGACTATCTCGACTCGCTCGAACACAAGCGCCAGAAGCTCGAATCGGAACTCGCGACCGTCGAGAACGAACTCGAAGGCCTCCGACTCGAACACGCCGGCTTCCTCCTCGCGGCCGAGGAGAAGCTCAACATCGAGGTGCAGAAGGCCGAGGCCCCGCTCAACTTCGCGACCACGGATCACGCGTTCGTCGCGGAGGGCTGGGTTCCGACCAGCGAGTACGCCGAGTTCGCGTCCGCGGTGCAGGACGCGGGCGGCGACGGCGTGGACGTCGAGGAACTCGAGCGCGCCGAGTACGAGCCGCCAGAGCACGAAATCGGCCACGGCGAGCAGGAAGCCGCGCCCGACGGCGGCACCGCGGAACAGCCGCCGGTCGTGCAGGACAACCCCGGGCCGGTGAAGCCGTTCGAGATGCTCGTCCGCGTCATCAACCGCCCGAACTACTACGACCTCGACCCGACGATCATCCTGTTCCTCACGTTCCCCGCGTTCTACGGGTTCATGATCGGGGACGTCGGGTACGGGATCATCTACACCGCGGTCGGCTGGTGGATGTACACCAGTCTCGATTCCGACGCGCTCGCCGCGCTCGGCGGCGTCGCCGTCCTCTCCGGACTCTCCACAATCGTGTTCGGGTTCCTGTACGGCGAGATATTCGGTTTCCACCTCATCAGCGAGTACCTCTGGAACGGCAGCCCGCCGCTCCACAAGGGACTGATGCCCGGGAACGCGGACTGGGCGCGCCTCTGGCTCGTCGTCTCCGTGCTGGTGGCGCTCGGCCACCTCACGCTCGGGTACGCCATCGACACGTACAAGCGGATGCGTCACGGCGTCTGGGACGCGCTCACCGAGGGCGCGTCGTGGGCGATTCTGATGGTCGGGCTCTGGGTGTGGATCTTCAGCCACGCCCTCGGCGGCGCGAAACCCGACCTCCTGTTCACCGCGCTCTCCGGTCAGCCGCTCGGCTTCACCGGATTCGGCGCGACGGTGGGCTGGGCGGCGCTCGTAATCGGTCTCGTCGGATACGCGCTCCTCATCTACGCCGAGGGCGCGGTCGGCGGTATCGAGGGCGCGCTGAACTCGCTCACGCACGTCCTCTCGTACACGCGGCTCGCCGCCGTGATGCTCGCGAAGGGGGGGATGGCGTTCGTCGTCAACCTCCTCTTCTTCGGCGCGTACGAGACGCACCCGGACGACCCCACGATGGGGGAGTTCCACTTCATGCTGGAACACGACTGGAGTTACGTACAGACACACCACCCCGGGGCCGAACTGATGTTCGGCGGCCTCGTGCACGGCCCGATCACGGCCGTGCTCGGCGGCATCCTCATCTTCGTCCTCGGCCACATCTTAGTGCTTGCCCTCGGCGTCACGAGCGCCGGCCTACAGGCCGTTCGCCTGGAATACGTCGAGTTCTTTGGGAAGTTTTATGAAGGCGGTGGGACGAAATACGAACCGTTCGGCTACGACCGATCCTACACGACCCAAGACTAA
- a CDS encoding F0F1 ATP synthase subunit C produces the protein MFEFVIAFVNALAPLLNNAALTPAELTGNIATAGAALGVGVAALGAGVAEGGIGAAAVGALAEDEEFFGNAILFTVLPETLVILAIVVIFII, from the coding sequence ATGTTTGAATTCGTCATCGCGTTCGTCAACGCTCTCGCACCGCTCCTGAACAACGCCGCTCTCACCCCCGCGGAACTCACGGGGAACATCGCCACTGCCGGCGCCGCGCTCGGCGTCGGCGTCGCCGCACTCGGTGCCGGTGTCGCGGAAGGCGGTATCGGTGCCGCAGCAGTCGGCGCCCTCGCCGAGGACGAGGAGTTCTTCGGGAACGCGATCCTGTTCACGGTCCTTCCCGAGACTCTCGTCATCCTCGCGATTGTCGTCATCTTCATCATCTAA
- a CDS encoding V-type ATP synthase subunit E, producing MSLDTVVEEIREDARERADEIRQEGEERADDIVSAAESEADDILEEAEAEVEREIEREREQTLSSAKLDAKHERMSARRDALESVREEVEDRIAGLDGDEREELTRALLDDALDSFDEDEQLAVHYASGDEELLSDILDDYTHVSLAGEYDCLGGVVVESESSRVRVKNTFDSVLDDVWEDDLKQISNRLFDEQ from the coding sequence ATGAGTCTGGACACGGTAGTCGAAGAGATCCGCGAGGACGCCCGGGAACGGGCCGACGAAATCCGCCAGGAGGGCGAGGAACGCGCCGACGACATCGTGTCGGCCGCCGAGTCCGAAGCTGACGATATCCTCGAAGAAGCCGAGGCGGAGGTCGAACGCGAAATCGAACGCGAGCGCGAACAGACGCTCTCCAGCGCGAAGCTCGACGCGAAGCACGAGCGAATGAGCGCGCGCCGCGACGCCCTCGAATCCGTCCGTGAGGAGGTCGAGGATCGAATTGCGGGCCTCGACGGCGACGAGCGCGAGGAGCTCACTCGCGCCCTGCTCGACGACGCGCTCGACTCGTTCGACGAGGACGAGCAACTCGCCGTCCACTACGCGTCCGGCGACGAGGAACTCCTCTCGGACATCCTGGACGATTACACGCACGTCTCGCTCGCCGGCGAGTACGACTGCCTCGGCGGCGTCGTCGTCGAGAGCGAGTCCTCGCGAGTGCGCGTGAAGAACACGTTCGACTCGGTGCTCGACGACGTCTGGGAGGACGACCTCAAACAGATCAGTAACCGGCTCTTCGACGAACAATGA
- a CDS encoding V-type ATP synthase subunit C — MNVISRDASNYAYVNARVKSRRAVLFDEDDYRTLMRMGTSEIARFLEESEYEAEVNDLGSRFSGVDLVEYALNRNLAKHFHDLLQWSQGTLRDLLVRYFRKFDAWNVKTALRGVYADTETAEIEQDFIRAGDLGDDTLSLLADADEIRTVVDLLSETLFGPALDDAYGEYEETNSLVPLENAVDLAFYDRLLKQVQSTSAGTREFVKFLQADIDFRNVRNAVRLARSGADLDPAEYYIEGGRLFEPAELDALADNWDELVARLRDSHYGNELADKLDELDEADSLIAFEHALDAALLSYSEHLSHVFPLSVCPVLGYVLAKEREVDNVRAIARGREVGLTEEEIEEELVIL; from the coding sequence ATGAACGTCATCAGCCGCGACGCATCGAACTACGCGTACGTCAACGCCCGCGTGAAGTCGCGGCGTGCCGTCCTCTTCGACGAGGACGACTACCGGACGCTGATGCGGATGGGGACGAGCGAAATCGCTCGCTTCCTCGAGGAGTCCGAGTACGAGGCGGAAGTGAACGACCTCGGCTCGCGGTTCTCCGGCGTCGACCTCGTCGAGTACGCGTTGAACCGAAACCTCGCGAAGCACTTCCACGACCTCTTGCAGTGGTCGCAGGGAACGCTCCGCGACCTCCTCGTCCGCTACTTCCGGAAGTTCGACGCGTGGAACGTCAAGACGGCGCTCCGCGGTGTCTACGCGGACACAGAGACTGCGGAGATCGAACAGGACTTCATTCGCGCGGGCGACCTCGGCGACGACACGCTGTCGCTGCTCGCCGACGCGGACGAGATTCGGACGGTCGTCGACCTGCTCTCCGAGACGCTGTTCGGGCCGGCGCTCGACGACGCGTACGGCGAGTACGAGGAGACGAACTCGCTCGTGCCGCTGGAGAACGCGGTCGACCTCGCGTTCTACGACCGCCTCCTGAAGCAAGTGCAGAGCACGTCAGCGGGCACCCGCGAGTTCGTGAAGTTCCTGCAGGCCGACATCGACTTCCGGAACGTTCGGAACGCGGTTCGGCTCGCTCGCAGCGGTGCCGACCTCGACCCCGCGGAGTATTACATCGAGGGCGGCCGGCTGTTCGAGCCTGCCGAACTCGACGCGCTCGCGGACAACTGGGACGAACTCGTCGCGCGACTCCGGGACAGCCACTACGGCAACGAGCTGGCGGACAAGCTCGACGAGCTCGACGAGGCGGACAGCCTCATCGCGTTCGAGCACGCGCTCGACGCCGCGCTCCTCTCGTACTCGGAACACCTCTCGCACGTGTTCCCGCTGTCCGTGTGTCCCGTGCTCGGGTACGTGCTGGCGAAGGAACGCGAAGTGGACAACGTCCGCGCCATCGCGCGCGGCCGTGAGGTCGGTCTCACGGAAGAAGAGATCGAGGAGGAACTCGTCATCCTATGA
- a CDS encoding V-type ATP synthase subunit F → MSQEIAVVGSAEFTTGFRLAGVQTFENVPDDEKSDELDEAVERVLANDDVGIVVMHADDLDYLSRQTRQDVETSVEPTVVTIGSGEAGGSGLREQIKRAIGIDLMADEDGENE, encoded by the coding sequence ATGAGTCAGGAAATAGCCGTCGTCGGGAGCGCCGAATTCACCACGGGTTTCCGACTGGCCGGCGTACAGACGTTCGAGAACGTCCCCGACGACGAGAAATCCGACGAGCTCGACGAGGCCGTCGAACGCGTGCTCGCGAACGACGATGTCGGGATCGTCGTGATGCACGCGGACGACCTCGACTACCTCTCCCGGCAGACCCGTCAGGACGTGGAGACGAGCGTCGAACCGACGGTCGTCACTATCGGCAGCGGTGAAGCGGGTGGGAGCGGCCTCCGCGAACAGATCAAGCGCGCCATCGGCATCGACCTGATGGCGGACGAAGACGGTGAGAACGAATGA